One window of the Manihot esculenta cultivar AM560-2 chromosome 14, M.esculenta_v8, whole genome shotgun sequence genome contains the following:
- the LOC110631122 gene encoding uncharacterized protein LOC110631122: protein MSLDHCLEFEANDDQDDYFYAELRQQVLLLISDDNDDLAETRSSNFPADCKPGSNRLTGSFPVKLRPESYFDWWGTRDADSVPTWLVNLWRNGNGTGVFIPQSRRRCVRGRMNKGRRRAYK from the exons ATGAGCTTAGACCATTGTCTGGAATTTGAGGCTAATGACGACCAAGATGATTATTTCTATGCAGAACTAAGACAGCAGGTTTTGCTTCTGATTTCTGATGATAACGATGATCTAGCAGAAACCAGGTCTTCAAACTTCCCTGCAGATTGCAAACCAGGTTCAAACAGATTAACCGGAAGTTTTCCAGTAAAACTACGGCCTGAAAGCTACTTCGACTGGTGGGGGACGAGGGATGCCGATTCGGTACCGACTTGGCTTGTGAACTTGTGGAGAAATGGCAATGGAACCGGGGTGTTCATCCCTCAGTCTAGAAGAAGATGCGTGCGTG GCAGAATGAACAAGGGTAGGAGACGAGCATACAAATAA